ACTAGTATTATTACTATTGCAGTTACTCTATACTTGACGTTGTTAATGAGTTTGAatgaatatgattttttaaggttGAACTAATTGTTTGTTTTCTGTTGGTTCTGCTTAGTTCTTTCTTAGTGGCAAGCTTTGCCAAGGTCAGTCACAGCTTAGCTTGGCATAGCCTAGCCTAGACAATGCAAAATGCATAAAGTGAAGTTCCTGGAGTCCAAGTAGGGTGAAACTTTGCCAGACCGACTGTATACCCATTTCCCAGGTAAATACACCCATAGCTAGCTGATATTCCACCGTACACTGTAGCACCAGTGTTATATGTCCATAGTATGTTCCCTGTGTTGGTGTCGATGGCATATATGGGTCCGTTAGAAGCTACGGAACCTGTGAAAAGGACATTGTTTGCCACCATAACAGGTGCTTGGGCAGTGTCATTGCTTGGGTTTGCTGTGGACCATATTATTTCTCCTGTGTTGGCATCTAAAGCTACCCATGCTCCTGCTGTTGTTGTTTGGTTAGAAGGTGTGAGCGCGAAGCTTTTGCGGTCGCTGTTTGCTATGTTGGTGTAAACTCTTCTCCCATCTGCGGCTGCACCCCATAGTCCTCCTCCTTCCTTCCCACCCGGTCCTGCCAGCTGAGAAACTCAAATTTTaagttaacaaaaaaaaatccaatgtGTCATATGACTAGAATCTCTTTTTGTTCATGCTTACATTAAGCCAGACTATATCACCATTGTCACGATCTAAAGCCCAGGCAAAGCCACTCTTCTGCACTGCAACTGCAACATCACGAGATGTTCCATTAGACCTTATAGTGAGGAGCATTGGAGCTTCTCCAAAGTCTGCATCTAAATTAGGACCCGGAGGGCAGTCAGTGTTGTTTGGAGCTAAACAAGCGAAATAAAAAATGTCATAGCCCCCCAATTGCCTGGACCATCTGATCCTTCCAGAATCGATATCCAGTGCTACAATCGAGTTGTAGTTTGTATCAGGGCCTAAGCATTGATCAGGATGACTTGGTTTAGCTGTCTGATTGTTTTGCTCCTCTTGACATTTCAAAACTTCAGCAGGAGCTGTGTAGAGGTTCCCAGTGGCCACATAAACTAATCTCCTATTTGTATCGATTGCAGGGCTGCTTCCCCATACAGCTGCTCCCGCATATCCTCCCAACCTGCCTCCATTATCGGGAAGCATATAGGTTTTCCATAACATTGCCCCAGTTCGTAGGGCTAGCTTTACAACGCTGCCTCTGAAAGTGCAGCATTGCTCTGGTGGTAATCCTTCCTCTAGAGATGAAACTCCTACATAGTAGGCCCTGCAAGCAAATCAGGTAAATAAAATCATTAGCAAACAAGAAATACTGGAAACACAGATCTAAAGGCGACTAACCCCATGTAAACTGTTCCAGATCCTGTGATCAGAACCCTGGGACGGGGATCTAGTGTAGTAGACCAAACAAGTCTCCCATTTGATCGTGCAACAGCAATCACTATCGCTGGTCCATATATCCCTACAATCAACAGGTCCCCATCAACTGTCGGGGTCGATCTCGAGACCGTAACATTTACAACAACTCCAGTGCCAGATTGTCCAGTTAACTCGCTGAGATTCTGTCTCCATATTAGAGCACCGTTGAATGCATTCACTGCATACAAATATCCATTCCATGATGGGAAGTAGACTACTCCATTTGCAACAGCTGGAGTTGCTGATATGTCTTTGCCAGCAAAGAATGACCATCTTAATGCTAAGTTCCTGACAGTTAGCGGGTTGAGAAGTATTTCTCCAGCAGCATACCTTCTGTTAGTTAAGTCACCTCCATGATTTATCCACTGAGAATCATATGGCAGAACTTTATGTTACTAATTAAACACTTTGTTTCAGGGCCGAAATTTATGAGATAATGAATAAAGATGATGATACAAAAATGGAGCTTGAGAAAAATGATGAAACTTACAGCAGCATCTGCACAATCCATGGTTGCAAAAGAACACATAGCCACGAGAAGAATGACTCCGAAGCCATTACTGGGGGGAGTCTGGGTACGGGGCATGGCAAGGAAACTATTGAATGTTAAAGTATGTCACCTGcttccttttatcaaattgaaagggtctttagtttatttatttcctttgttcAATAAAGACGAGTATCATGTATAAACGTGAACCATACCAGACAGAAGCAGTCATTATAAGCGTTAAAGTGACTGAATTCCAGCTGCTTAGCTGGTAAACAGTTACACAGTGGTAAAAAATTGTTGTTGGTTTACTTTTaggcttttttataaaaatgattcaaaatttttgattatttacgAATATGACTCACTTTAAAAATTATGTACGTAAATGACCTATTTTGAACCGTAAACATAGGTGTCACCTATCACTTTCACCCAATAATTGGCTATAGggcataaaaaaatatttccttgGGTCACGCTAATGCTTTTGGTGTCACTAGTATTTGTAcatgtcttaaaaatatatattctaagGGGAGGATacgaaaaaaaacattttttaatagGTGGCGCCAAAGGCATTGGCTTCACCAATTTGTTAGTAGTGCCATAGCATGTGGTGTCACCCGTGTTTGGGAAtccaacaaatttttttttgaggtGGCACTATAGAGAATGGCGTAACCATCTTGGTGGTGCCATAGATAATGATGTGACCACCTTTTGTCAAATGAgggaaatgttttttttttttggttggtgACGTTTACATTAGTGGCACCATAAGGCTATATATACCCATGGCCCCGATGAAAGATAAGGtgaaggattttattttattttattatgttgaAGGATAAATGTGAAGGAGAAAGTTTGTTGATTAGTTGTAagggagagaagagaaaaaatttTAGTGTTGAGAAAATGAGGAGTTCAagactagttttttttttgtttctgtttatttagaaaattttataatttgaatgtGTGTTTTATTTAATGGTGATCTGGTGGAGCTCGGACATTGAAAAATTTAATGGTCTTTTTCGCGAGTGTAGATTTGATTCCTTAATTTCATATGTGGTGATGGTTTCAAGTAAAAACAGGGGTCTTGGTAGTACCGAATCACAGGTATAAATGAGGGGCTAAACCTACGGCTGAACGACACCACCACTGAGGTCAGCTATCTAGTGCTTCCCAACCTGTGGCGGAGTCCAACTCGAAGCCCTAACCTCCGAGCCCACACACTTCATCGGTGACTACTTCTTTCCACCTGGAGTTGTGGGTTGACACGTTTGGGGAGAGTTCCTAAAGCTATGCATATCACCCGGATATGGCCGATTGCAGTTCAAATTACCAGCAACCGCAATCATCAATGATGGTTGATATGTTTGGATCGACACCCCTGTATTCTGTGTACTCTACCTTACCCGACCAAAGCTTCAACCCGGCGTACGATTTTTCTGATGTGTTGAATACACCTTAAGGGTCGtactgttagagtatgcccaaagatcaatcatgagatggttgtaataacatacttgatttatcatgttttttaatataaggcattaccattattatttcagtttattttctgtgtgtataaataaactgttttataataatgtcctgagagtaatatgattattcttaaaaggtccttagtcaattattattgttggataggacaacaataatgcattaagactaacatgtagttgattgatgataaagagttgttaTTGATAAGgaatgtcaaaatcaatgcatgaatatgtgtgttagagaacaacatattggactgacccgttatgagtatgtttcttggattattatgtaattgtcacaaaattactcatagtgattaatatgtatatgatcctcagacttgagatcatcataatcccaacatcgtgagttgtatattttgatacagtcaaacgtacactgtaactggttgttctataaaggctgatgttggatataccacgatctgtgtagagggatatggttgatcgatataggataagtccctcctacataattggagtaatatcttaggccacttgattgagtgagactagaaatgcatggtcatgctcaaataagctaatatgagatgtcatacttatttgtatatcatagtctacttaagatatcaaggaacatggaatggactatgcaagtgtgactattccatgacttgtgtccaatccaaagataaaggacttaaggattattacATGAAAGGTTAattataaaaaggttatgtcgaatcatgatttcttgtgacttaggtagcaatgatgcattgctaggtgccactcattgtttgtaacattggaatcgttctagtattactactaacgttacaagaacctacaaagtcacaccctatagttgaaatgaacggaataaaacatagttggtattgtgtttggttgtcgcttgaattaaattaattatagaattaatttaattggataatcaaatatcgaacacattatgtacaaggttgttgtaagcataatgagaacatgaatttgattagtatataaattcaaataaatatatagtttaccgaatcattattataattaatgtaattataattttcggtttaaaacatagttatatttatttaatttctagaaaccctaaaactagatataaaaatcccattttttctttgcttggggtcTAGCAGCAGTCAAAGAAAAGTTTttccaaaacagttttggggattccttccgttcattgtcaactgggtggattacgtagaggccggagtctcaatagattgcggcttggttcgatagtagatcatattactcgttgctgaggcgttgctgtctactcagaataaagattcgGTATTTTCGAAACATTTATTTCACcctgattcgttcctcacacatggatccatagTTAGGATCGTCGAATATTTTAATTTTCCGCTGCACCATAGGGTTGCCGGCGTTCCAACACGTACATGAATAATGACCAGCACGGGTCGGGGGAGGAGAAAATGGACCATAACCAACAACCACACCACTGACAGAGGCCACCGCCATGGTACATTGGAAATGCAAAAATATACACTTTTCATGCCattttaaactcaaattcatgcagttttgataaaatttgtgtcaaaaaataaataatattcataaaataattaaattgcaccaaaattatgaacatgttgaattttaattaattttatatcaaattttgattattttcgacagatttgcgtaaagggcgaaaaatggctcagtagacactactagaagcgcaaaaccgagaagcaattttgaaggaTCAAGGCGacttaatttttcagcctaagacggtccaaattatgtgtaattcataatataattaattttaattttaatccaatttaatttaggttaaataaaatattgttaattaattatgaaaaggggcccagttgagctgaaccgatccaaccgagcactaggcagcccaaaaccgtcccacattCTAACACAATCAGCTTGCTTGGCttattatttggcttgcaaaatggcccttgaagactcgttcaaattgcattcaaaccccactatttatgcctttctagatttgcccctaccttaaaatagcatgtttgaaatcttcaaacatgccacatgtgtggccggccatggggggagtctttggctactgattttgactatttttagcagtcttctcaacctataaatacccccttggctgctcagttcaaacacatctcaacccTTCTCATCccttcacttctctctcatttttctttcttcattgttcttcattttcttcgccattcccttgccgatttcacctcttgaaaaagattcaatcaaccaccatttggagcagcatcCAATTGTTTGTAGAAGCCTCGGTTCGACAAGAACAAGCAAAGAAGGAGTGGAGCAAACTGGTTAAGCCACGGAGAAgacactggatttgattcttgttccctattcttttaattttgttgttgttatgatgaacatgtctatgaatatttctgatgttgaattgtttaatttaattaatatggcttaaatttaattcatgttaggttgattgcattttgtctacttaatttattaaaattgtgtttgtgttgttataggcctcggtaagatgtttgattaagtaaaatcatgactaagttattcttgcattacaattgtaaggtaactaatgaattaattatttaaacggattgaaattgtaattaattgacaagatacttaatcagtgcatgtttaatcatctaaggtagctgagggttaaattagcaatagtTTCTAGCAATACATTAGcattgcataacttgcaagattattgtgattaaattgtttcaaggtagaaatacatagttacctcacgtaatcttttatgtgcttatgagattgaattaattgtctgaattggcatagagatatgtacaagagattattttaatttcaaaagtatgtatgtgcattaacacatttgcttattagaatttgtttaatcggttgaattggcaaagagatatagtcaagagataaatggattttggtaggtaagtatgttcatcacttagcaaattactgagttgccgtgaatttattcgtaacaacatgatcatgagtttaataattctaagttaataaatgcaattaatctaacacaattatgtcatcttgattaaaatcatcttttgaaatcatgcattggaacttttattttatttttatttattttactttgttaaatcctagtttttaatctcTTATtcgaatcaaaatatttttcttcaccaaagtgtttttaaaattgcattcataaataattcttttcacagtccctgtgagtatgataactcgacatttacttgtcactttattacttgttgcgattgtgtacacttgcacatttctgtcgttccaTACACCCCCAAGACAATACCACTCTCGGTTCCCAATAGTTTTCATAATTGTAAATTTCATATGTAATATCAAATTTGTAccactaaaattttttatttgttgaataaatttatacttccacattcattcaacttattattagaaaaattaattttgatcattaaaaaaatgtaaataaatgaacaatttagaatttgatttttctagatgttagaaaaaaaattttaaacgtAATGAAGATAAAAATTCATTGAATTCTTGGTGTTCAATATTGAGACTTTCAATAATTAAACAATATGAATTTGAGcacatttaaaaatatatgttattttataataaaaactaTAGAAAACTTTAAACCCGAAgtgttgaattaattttttttaaaaaattattcctACATCATAATTTGTAATTATGAAATAACACAATATTCTATccatatatttacaaatttaaattaaaaaataaaagaatcgaacataattacaaatttcaatttcataaaataaaataacattaggTACATCATTCAATTTCCTTCCGACCGTGAAGATTGGTCAGCATGGTAGTTTCGATGAGAGCACTTGTTCCAACTATGACCGACTGTTCTACATAGCCTGCAACACTTTGGTTCGACCATCCCTCTGACGTCCATGTcaccataaatattattatgttgtttacaattccaattggggagatgaccaGTCTTGACTATTGGAGTAGTTAACTCCACGAGTAgggacatagatgtattcattggtagaatgatacattagattggacccaagatgaattaattctaaatccatttgtgaattaaatcacttgtgatgtttatggtgtgatttacctaaattttgagttagtcactgaccatgcatatgtaattcatgtgttttgatataagtggaggcttatgctccaAATATGATCGAACCCATtgtcggtatgttgggtacatgacttgtgtatggcatggctttactagcaacagtggaattcatagttcaattaaagagttaatgatatcctctcattgacattgtgtggattgataaatatggaatgtgaccacgggttgcttgttctcaaacgagcaatttatcacagtcatttgttgacagagatcatattaatcattaagaagacacaatagtgataataaga
The genomic region above belongs to Gossypium hirsutum isolate 1008001.06 chromosome D05, Gossypium_hirsutum_v2.1, whole genome shotgun sequence and contains:
- the LOC107904063 gene encoding polyvinylalcohol dehydrogenase, with product MPRTQTPPSNGFGVILLVAMCSFATMDCADAAWINHGGDLTNRRYAAGEILLNPLTVRNLALRWSFFAGKDISATPAVANGVVYFPSWNGYLYAVNAFNGALIWRQNLSELTGQSGTGVVVNVTVSRSTPTVDGDLLIVGIYGPAIVIAVARSNGRLVWSTTLDPRPRVLITGSGTVYMGAYYVGVSSLEEGLPPEQCCTFRGSVVKLALRTGAMLWKTYMLPDNGGRLGGYAGAAVWGSSPAIDTNRRLVYVATGNLYTAPAEVLKCQEEQNNQTAKPSHPDQCLGPDTNYNSIVALDIDSGRIRWSRQLGGYDIFYFACLAPNNTDCPPGPNLDADFGEAPMLLTIRSNGTSRDVAVAVQKSGFAWALDRDNGDIVWLNLAGPGGKEGGGLWGAAADGRRVYTNIANSDRKSFALTPSNQTTTAGAWVALDANTGEIIWSTANPSNDTAQAPVMVANNVLFTGSVASNGPIYAIDTNTGNILWTYNTGATVYGGISASYGCIYLGNGYTVGLAKFHPTWTPGTSLYAFCIV